The proteins below are encoded in one region of Solidesulfovibrio sp.:
- a CDS encoding BT4734/BF3469 family protein, whose product MEELQNVWDLEFSHGIGFYPMQKYQKMTLKELYKFVTDEKNEKNFELLRSDNNSVSPERKSEIKKKLPWVTLSGEFTGNRSGNKFTSEKVSLVQADFDHVNEPNILKRMLAELPCVAMTFISPSGNGVKAIIHVENGCNDFSRIWSSVSIFLNKRTGHQIDAATKDISRLMFLSYDPDCYKNESTIPLKITQQVNESNIVETQNKNVIVSEMSIKDDLINVASALRYIDCEDYQIWLQVGMALHNTFFASEEAKQLWADWSQQSAKFNQSTMDYKWNSFKNYSGNKISIATIFKIATANGWKGKKQVYKQILRLDDCNEREKTGVKTLVDEWLFCSCDNKIINRNTFEELHGVGRDSLVKSLCGSKSYSFAIQQMQRIYNTIHWWGYHGIVYYDNKKLFSKWAPYVPQNKENENYNQGDAIKILEKFLEINYDEPELLLKWIACCVHGGVKKPDFGLALFGDKGSGKSIIYDIICSLIGVQNAVMRTPLQADSKFNGDFEGKRLVFFDEMVAGKKELLDFQNDIKDKVTGKELKVRAMKKDQFVVPNHAMFMMATNDSHGLPIEENDGRWLVLKTKIEVQNRIPANVDEKKVVDSLWGIIEKFPGYLFEELKSIDFKNIPRSAPVTAYQKQVNEMKVSYTEEVVAEYINENLHSDVSFIKSSSFKDWCIANQRKVNNNELQKSFAKFNYLKTKNKIDGKEYRGYQKSSV is encoded by the coding sequence ATGGAAGAATTACAAAATGTTTGGGATTTAGAATTTAGTCATGGAATTGGTTTTTATCCAATGCAAAAGTACCAAAAAATGACTTTGAAAGAATTGTATAAGTTTGTCACCGATGAAAAAAATGAAAAAAATTTTGAATTGTTAAGAAGTGATAACAATAGTGTATCACCGGAAAGAAAATCTGAAATTAAAAAGAAGCTTCCTTGGGTGACATTATCAGGTGAATTTACTGGAAACAGATCAGGAAATAAATTTACATCGGAAAAAGTTTCTTTGGTCCAAGCAGATTTTGATCATGTTAATGAACCTAACATTCTTAAAAGGATGTTAGCAGAATTACCGTGTGTGGCAATGACTTTTATAAGTCCAAGCGGCAATGGTGTAAAAGCAATAATACATGTTGAAAATGGTTGTAACGATTTTTCTAGAATATGGTCATCCGTTTCGATATTTCTTAATAAAAGAACTGGACACCAAATAGATGCTGCAACAAAGGATATTTCAAGACTGATGTTTTTATCTTACGATCCAGATTGTTACAAGAATGAAAGCACGATTCCATTGAAAATTACGCAACAAGTAAACGAAAGTAATATAGTTGAAACCCAAAATAAGAATGTAATTGTTAGTGAAATGAGCATTAAAGATGATTTGATAAATGTTGCAAGCGCATTACGTTATATTGATTGTGAAGATTACCAAATATGGCTACAGGTGGGAATGGCATTACATAACACTTTTTTTGCAAGTGAAGAAGCAAAACAATTATGGGCAGATTGGAGCCAGCAATCTGCAAAATTTAATCAAAGTACTATGGATTATAAATGGAATTCTTTTAAAAATTATTCTGGAAACAAAATTTCAATTGCTACAATTTTTAAAATAGCAACAGCCAATGGATGGAAGGGTAAAAAACAAGTTTATAAACAAATTTTAAGACTTGATGACTGTAATGAAAGAGAAAAAACAGGTGTGAAAACGCTTGTGGATGAATGGTTATTTTGTTCTTGTGATAATAAAATAATTAATAGAAATACATTTGAAGAGTTGCATGGGGTTGGAAGAGATTCACTTGTCAAAAGCTTGTGTGGATCAAAATCCTATTCTTTTGCAATTCAGCAAATGCAAAGGATTTACAATACGATACATTGGTGGGGTTACCATGGAATTGTTTATTATGACAACAAAAAGTTGTTTTCAAAATGGGCACCATATGTACCACAGAATAAAGAAAATGAAAATTACAATCAAGGGGATGCAATTAAAATTTTAGAAAAGTTTTTAGAAATCAATTATGATGAACCAGAACTGTTATTAAAGTGGATTGCATGTTGCGTTCACGGGGGAGTAAAAAAACCAGATTTTGGACTTGCTCTTTTTGGTGACAAAGGTAGTGGGAAAAGTATTATATATGATATAATTTGTTCATTAATAGGTGTTCAAAATGCTGTAATGCGGACACCCTTGCAAGCGGATTCAAAGTTCAATGGGGATTTCGAAGGTAAAAGATTGGTATTTTTTGATGAAATGGTTGCAGGTAAAAAAGAATTACTTGATTTCCAAAATGATATCAAAGATAAAGTTACAGGAAAAGAATTGAAAGTTAGAGCAATGAAAAAAGATCAATTTGTTGTTCCGAACCATGCAATGTTCATGATGGCAACAAATGATTCACATGGACTTCCGATAGAAGAAAATGATGGTCGATGGCTTGTTTTAAAAACAAAAATTGAAGTGCAAAATAGAATACCTGCTAATGTTGATGAAAAGAAAGTCGTAGATAGTCTGTGGGGGATTATTGAAAAATTCCCCGGATATTTATTTGAAGAATTAAAATCTATCGATTTTAAAAACATTCCAAGAAGCGCACCGGTGACAGCATATCAAAAACAAGTAAACGAAATGAAAGTATCATATACAGAAGAAGTTGTTGCAGAATATATTAATGAAAATTTGCACAGTGACGTTAGTTTTATTAAATCTTCTTCCTTTAAGGATTGGTGCATAGCAAATCAACGAAAAGTTAACAACAATGAACTTCAAAAATCTTTTGCAAAATTCAACTATTTGAAAACAAAGAACAAAATTGATGGTAAAGAATATAGAGGATATCAAAAATCAAGTGTATAA
- a CDS encoding helix-turn-helix domain-containing protein: MKISIDDEFISVKDGAQILGLSLSTFYSYIWRGFIKSYPNQTKQMIKKDDLMELQKKMKK; this comes from the coding sequence ATGAAAATATCGATCGATGATGAATTTATTTCTGTAAAAGATGGTGCGCAAATTTTGGGTTTAAGTTTGAGCACTTTTTATTCTTATATTTGGAGAGGTTTTATAAAGAGCTATCCAAATCAAACAAAACAAATGATAAAAAAAGACGACTTGATGGAATTACAAAAGAAAATGAAAAAGTAA
- a CDS encoding DnaB-like helicase C-terminal domain-containing protein has protein sequence MEKVVGNFFKNLHDTNKNFPVSGIPSLIKNFDILTRGLLKNNLYILCGEKSCYKTSLMLSLSFNMSVFLKYSIKYFSLDSSQENLVMRSLFQCTNCDIINFPFSKLSLGETRRLWKAGEKLKKSPIEFFCSTDINLKTVGNKCSEIADKGICIVDYLQLLNQNNIGETLLNLKIIAEKHKIPVLVVNEIDDERNIDKTFLLKNGCDVIMLLKNDLMADIFDDSDDMRSYLTLEIFKNRNGNCGSCKLFFNPASLKFFNSDEEMFEDEVLDLGNEKTC, from the coding sequence ATGGAAAAAGTAGTTGGTAATTTCTTCAAGAACCTTCACGACACCAATAAAAATTTTCCTGTTTCTGGAATTCCTTCATTGATTAAAAATTTTGATATTTTGACAAGAGGACTTTTGAAAAATAATTTATATATTTTGTGTGGGGAAAAGTCTTGTTACAAGACAAGTTTAATGCTTTCGCTCTCATTTAATATGTCTGTATTTCTTAAATATTCTATCAAGTATTTTAGTTTGGATTCTTCTCAAGAAAATTTAGTAATGAGAAGTCTATTTCAATGTACAAATTGTGATATTATTAATTTCCCATTTAGCAAATTGTCATTAGGAGAAACGAGACGATTGTGGAAGGCAGGTGAAAAATTGAAAAAATCTCCGATAGAATTTTTTTGTTCAACTGATATTAACTTGAAGACTGTTGGCAATAAGTGTTCCGAAATTGCTGATAAAGGAATTTGTATTGTCGATTATTTGCAATTACTCAATCAAAATAACATTGGTGAAACACTTCTAAATCTGAAAATCATTGCAGAAAAGCACAAAATTCCTGTCCTTGTGGTCAATGAAATTGACGACGAACGAAATATTGACAAGACATTTCTTTTGAAAAATGGTTGTGACGTTATTATGCTGTTAAAAAATGATTTAATGGCAGATATATTTGATGACAGTGACGATATGAGAAGTTATTTAACGTTAGAGATTTTTAAGAACAGAAATGGAAATTGTGGAAGTTGCAAGTTGTTTTTCAATCCAGCGTCACTAAAGTTTTTTAATTCCGATGAGGAAATGTTTGAAGATGAAGTCCTTGATTTAGGGAATGAGAAAACCTGCTAA
- a CDS encoding MAE_28990/MAE_18760 family HEPN-like nuclease, protein MFRPTRSTLVDRMNESRRILSLIKSMENPSPLGREGQEVWTLRGLYFVNLYSIVEFTVRSVVHVSLVFISDRSVCFNCLKNNFYSIALDSEFKRCKDVNEKKGLEKRIELLEKTQSTDIRAIDPNLIHMYLQNIDYDRIKLIFKCFCIDENFSSVSRQMLYLNEIKTKRNDVSHGNESAAVYGKMTRSDELEKRFEAVAVVTDFIVSKFETSLYELSFLKEERRSLYLA, encoded by the coding sequence ATGTTTAGACCAACTAGAAGCACTCTTGTAGATAGGATGAATGAGTCCAGGAGGATTCTTTCTTTAATAAAGTCAATGGAGAATCCATCACCTTTAGGAAGAGAAGGGCAAGAAGTTTGGACTCTACGGGGTCTTTATTTTGTAAATTTATATTCTATTGTTGAATTTACAGTTCGCAGTGTTGTTCATGTGTCATTGGTTTTTATATCAGACCGTTCAGTATGCTTTAATTGTTTGAAAAATAACTTTTATTCGATAGCTCTAGATAGTGAATTTAAACGTTGCAAAGATGTTAATGAAAAAAAAGGATTGGAGAAAAGGATTGAACTTTTAGAAAAAACCCAATCAACTGATATTAGAGCAATTGATCCTAATTTGATCCATATGTATCTGCAAAATATTGACTATGATAGAATTAAGTTGATATTTAAATGTTTTTGCATAGATGAGAACTTTTCGTCAGTTTCAAGGCAAATGCTTTATTTAAATGAGATTAAAACTAAAAGAAACGATGTGTCTCATGGGAATGAAAGTGCAGCAGTTTATGGGAAGATGACTCGTTCTGATGAATTGGAAAAAAGATTTGAAGCAGTTGCTGTTGTGACAGATTTTATTGTTAGCAAATTTGAAACAAGTTTATATGAACTTTCTTTCTTAAAGGAGGAAAGGAGAAGCTTGTATTTAGCGTAA
- a CDS encoding DUF262 domain-containing protein, with protein sequence MKKKPNFEEIQGQLNQERKLVSFDNYDLSVRELLTMFENKDIIVPPDYQRKFIWNEDRQSKLIESIFLGIPIPNIFMATNSNSTWDIVDGVQRIGTLVHYCGSEQMLKLIKKEKNLEISHLEKFTSINEMTFSQLQRPVQLSFYTRPVRVTVLDDKSDFGVRFDLFERLNTGGVLLSPQEIRNCVFRGDFNDDIKELARDENFNSVVRLKPVDEHNGTREEFVLRFFAFLDNYKYFEHSVKDFLNDYMENNKNQKISNNKKKIFFKAFRFIKESLPGGINRGSRNLTPVNLFEAVAVGTALALMEKKEISTSTLQWIVNHEELKKYITAATNSRRMVEGRINFVKSTLLEND encoded by the coding sequence ATGAAAAAGAAACCAAATTTTGAAGAAATACAAGGACAGTTGAATCAAGAAAGAAAGTTGGTGTCATTTGATAATTATGATTTGTCAGTTAGGGAATTGTTGACTATGTTTGAGAATAAGGACATTATAGTTCCACCAGATTATCAAAGAAAGTTTATATGGAATGAGGATAGACAGTCGAAATTAATTGAGTCAATATTTTTAGGTATACCGATTCCAAATATATTCATGGCAACAAATAGTAATTCTACTTGGGACATAGTTGACGGAGTTCAAAGGATAGGGACATTGGTTCACTATTGTGGGTCAGAACAAATGTTGAAATTAATAAAAAAAGAAAAAAATTTGGAGATATCGCATCTTGAAAAGTTTACATCAATTAATGAAATGACATTTAGCCAACTGCAAAGACCAGTTCAGTTATCCTTCTATACCCGTCCTGTGAGGGTTACTGTTTTAGACGACAAAAGTGATTTTGGGGTCAGATTTGACTTGTTTGAGCGATTGAATACAGGTGGGGTTTTGTTGTCACCGCAAGAAATACGAAACTGTGTATTTCGTGGTGACTTTAACGATGATATTAAAGAATTAGCAAGGGATGAAAATTTTAATTCTGTTGTGAGATTAAAACCAGTTGATGAACATAATGGAACAAGGGAAGAATTTGTTTTAAGATTTTTTGCGTTTTTAGATAATTATAAGTATTTTGAGCATAGCGTTAAAGATTTCTTGAATGATTATATGGAGAATAATAAAAACCAAAAGATATCAAACAATAAAAAGAAAATTTTTTTCAAAGCATTTCGATTTATCAAGGAAAGTCTGCCGGGAGGAATAAATCGTGGAAGCAGAAATCTCACTCCAGTTAATTTATTCGAAGCAGTTGCAGTGGGAACTGCTTTGGCATTGATGGAGAAAAAAGAAATTTCTACATCTACCTTGCAATGGATTGTAAATCATGAGGAATTGAAAAAGTATATCACTGCGGCAACTAATAGTAGAAGAATGGTTGAAGGACGTATAAATTTTGTAAAAAGTACTTTGTTGGAAAATGATTAA
- a CDS encoding helix-turn-helix domain-containing protein, with protein sequence MAVEKFEETIAGDYSTDFDEVFARLKQAAGVQSDVELSQELGIRQSSVSGAKKRKAIPPSWITTISKKFHVSADWLLYGEGTMQRGERQAMGSGIRVPIQFSGHNEEKRKLMPLETALPRLNESGNLTIIKNSWEFWFEESDLVGLGDKTNLVAMRMPGNDMYPLIKDKDKVVIDTRIGDVKDIISGALYAVSIGKMFLIRSLSPFNDKIALTGNNCEVITAEPENIKIHGRVVLAITSL encoded by the coding sequence ATGGCGGTTGAAAAGTTTGAGGAGACGATAGCCGGTGACTATTCAACCGATTTTGACGAAGTTTTTGCCCGGCTAAAGCAGGCTGCGGGGGTTCAAAGCGACGTCGAGCTTAGCCAAGAACTCGGGATACGGCAGTCATCGGTCTCTGGTGCGAAGAAGAGAAAAGCAATACCCCCCTCATGGATAACTACGATATCCAAAAAGTTTCATGTGTCGGCAGATTGGCTGCTCTATGGTGAAGGCACAATGCAAAGAGGCGAGAGACAGGCAATGGGAAGCGGGATAAGAGTGCCAATTCAATTTTCAGGACATAATGAGGAAAAACGCAAGTTGATGCCTTTAGAAACAGCACTGCCACGACTCAATGAATCCGGTAATCTTACAATTATAAAGAACAGTTGGGAGTTTTGGTTTGAAGAAAGTGATCTGGTCGGTCTTGGTGATAAAACTAATTTAGTTGCTATGCGTATGCCTGGAAACGACATGTACCCACTCATTAAAGACAAAGATAAAGTTGTAATTGATACCAGAATTGGAGATGTAAAAGATATTATTTCTGGAGCACTTTACGCAGTGTCGATAGGAAAGATGTTTCTTATTAGATCGTTATCTCCTTTTAACGATAAAATTGCGCTCACTGGAAATAACTGCGAGGTTATTACCGCTGAACCTGAAAATATTAAGATTCACGGCCGGGTTGTTCTAGCGATCACCAGTCTTTAG
- a CDS encoding Mu transposase C-terminal domain-containing protein — protein sequence MREAITANYIATALSVSVQAVLKRSNKESWPFNEEKGRGRGGKRRLYPLSTLPADIRAALAEAPLVTEPAADIIREEPEPLPPVKAETLANWQRSCRDARLRILREIERMKRLEGIEKAMRHFIALAETGELCDSLAQAVEMANARKREGKALCTFTIRNWMKALAKGGPDALAPRGNPPKPMPVWLPDFLKLYRQPQKPDVSWCYEKMTGAGVALPSLRTVQREIKRLGVVEANRGRMGRRELKSLLAYSRRDFSMLLPTDIYTGDGHTADLEVQHPSHGRPLRPEIVSVLDVATRKCVGWSVGLAESSWLVADAIRCGVERCGIPAIFYADRGPGFRNDLLNGPGVGILDRIGASPESSIPYNSQARGVIEGFQKFWIRESKASPAYVGKDMDREARKSMFDKTRAEVKEFGHAKSLAPWDKFVAWVEKLVEGYNNRPHSSLPEIRDPANGKMRHMTPNEQWVALAPEADIIMEEEAVLEDLFRPYEVKRVNRCVVKVLGNEYSNKALTLYHEQEVIAGYDIHDPTTVWIRDLNERFLCTATLNAHVTPYFPKSVVEKAREKRAKSRLERLERREEEVLAELNGGQQVLDVAPMTDAELLIHQQIVKEFEEAPRAKPAVPETQRERFHMAKQLEKRQEGGAHPLTPEEAAWLHSFQGTAEYQAEADLYEGFGDEMFG from the coding sequence ATGAGAGAAGCTATTACAGCAAACTATATTGCTACCGCTTTGAGTGTGTCAGTGCAAGCTGTTCTCAAGCGGTCTAACAAGGAGAGCTGGCCCTTTAATGAAGAAAAGGGGCGTGGTCGTGGCGGCAAGCGTCGCCTCTATCCACTTTCCACCCTCCCCGCCGACATCCGCGCCGCTCTTGCCGAGGCTCCGCTTGTCACCGAACCGGCGGCCGACATCATCCGTGAAGAACCCGAGCCTCTTCCTCCCGTCAAAGCCGAAACCTTGGCCAACTGGCAACGCTCGTGCCGCGACGCTCGTTTGCGCATTTTGCGCGAAATAGAGCGCATGAAGCGCCTTGAGGGGATCGAGAAGGCCATGCGGCATTTCATTGCCTTGGCCGAAACCGGCGAGCTCTGCGACTCCCTGGCACAGGCCGTGGAGATGGCCAATGCCCGCAAGCGGGAGGGGAAGGCGCTTTGCACCTTCACGATCCGCAACTGGATGAAAGCCCTGGCCAAGGGCGGCCCGGATGCTTTGGCCCCTCGGGGCAATCCGCCCAAGCCGATGCCGGTTTGGTTGCCGGATTTCCTCAAGCTCTACCGGCAGCCGCAGAAGCCCGACGTCAGCTGGTGCTACGAGAAGATGACCGGAGCCGGCGTCGCACTCCCGAGCCTTCGCACCGTCCAGCGGGAGATCAAACGCCTCGGGGTGGTCGAGGCCAACCGGGGCCGCATGGGCCGCCGTGAGCTTAAAAGTCTCCTGGCCTACTCCAGGCGCGACTTTTCCATGCTCCTGCCGACCGACATTTACACGGGCGATGGGCATACCGCCGACCTGGAAGTCCAGCATCCGAGCCATGGTCGCCCCCTCCGGCCGGAGATTGTTTCCGTCTTGGACGTGGCCACGCGCAAATGCGTCGGCTGGAGCGTCGGCTTGGCGGAATCTTCCTGGCTAGTGGCGGACGCGATCCGTTGCGGCGTGGAGCGATGCGGCATCCCGGCGATCTTCTATGCGGACCGAGGACCGGGCTTCCGCAACGATTTACTGAATGGCCCTGGCGTCGGCATCTTGGATCGAATCGGCGCAAGTCCCGAATCATCCATCCCTTACAACTCCCAGGCGCGCGGCGTCATCGAAGGCTTTCAGAAGTTCTGGATACGCGAGTCCAAAGCATCACCGGCCTATGTCGGCAAGGACATGGACAGGGAAGCTCGTAAGTCCATGTTCGACAAGACGCGCGCCGAGGTAAAGGAATTCGGCCACGCCAAGAGCCTTGCACCGTGGGATAAGTTCGTTGCCTGGGTGGAAAAGCTCGTCGAGGGCTACAACAACCGTCCTCATTCCTCTCTTCCAGAAATCCGCGATCCGGCCAACGGCAAAATGCGCCACATGACGCCCAACGAACAATGGGTGGCGCTGGCCCCGGAAGCGGACATCATCATGGAAGAGGAAGCCGTTCTTGAAGACCTTTTCCGACCCTACGAAGTCAAAAGAGTCAACCGGTGCGTGGTGAAAGTGCTGGGCAACGAATACAGCAATAAGGCCCTTACACTGTATCACGAACAAGAAGTCATTGCTGGGTACGACATCCACGATCCTACTACAGTCTGGATTCGCGATCTTAACGAACGTTTCCTCTGCACTGCGACGTTAAACGCCCACGTCACGCCCTATTTCCCAAAATCCGTTGTCGAGAAAGCCCGCGAGAAGCGCGCCAAGAGCCGCCTGGAACGCCTGGAGCGCCGGGAAGAAGAAGTCCTGGCCGAACTCAACGGCGGCCAGCAGGTCTTGGACGTCGCGCCCATGACCGACGCGGAATTGCTGATCCATCAGCAGATCGTGAAGGAATTTGAGGAGGCCCCGCGCGCCAAACCGGCCGTGCCCGAAACCCAGCGCGAACGGTTCCACATGGCGAAGCAATTGGAGAAGCGCCAGGAGGGAGGAGCCCACCCCCTGACGCCCGAGGAAGCCGCATGGCTGCACTCTTTCCAAGGGACAGCGGAATACCAAGCAGAGGCTGACCTTTACGAAGGTTTTGGGGATGAGATGTTTGGCTAA
- a CDS encoding ATP-binding protein, protein MNQELKEDKTIAPLGNVSTFMALVKSVVNRAPDLPGMACFYGPPGYGKTFSATYAANKYRAYNVQVKSVWTRKKLCEEVLKDMGIKPEKSIAAMVDQIAEELATSRRPLIIDEADFLIAKSMIEVVRDIYESAHAPVILIGEETMPDNLKKWERVHNRMLDMKRAQPANLTDTKHLAKLYCPGVEVAGDLLGAIHEAATGCTRRICVSLARVRECAGTLGLKSMAQADFTGELSSGRNPGRL, encoded by the coding sequence ATGAACCAAGAGCTGAAAGAAGACAAGACCATCGCGCCACTGGGCAACGTCAGCACCTTCATGGCGTTGGTCAAGTCCGTGGTCAACCGTGCGCCGGACCTGCCGGGCATGGCCTGTTTCTATGGCCCACCCGGCTACGGCAAGACCTTCTCTGCCACATATGCCGCCAACAAGTACCGGGCTTACAACGTCCAGGTCAAAAGCGTCTGGACTCGCAAGAAGCTGTGCGAAGAGGTGCTTAAAGACATGGGCATCAAACCGGAAAAGTCCATCGCCGCCATGGTGGACCAGATTGCCGAGGAACTGGCGACCTCCCGGCGTCCGCTTATCATCGACGAAGCCGACTTCCTGATTGCGAAGTCCATGATCGAGGTGGTGCGGGACATTTACGAAAGCGCCCATGCCCCGGTCATCCTCATCGGCGAGGAAACCATGCCGGACAACCTCAAGAAGTGGGAGCGCGTCCACAACCGGATGCTGGACATGAAGCGTGCCCAGCCGGCCAACCTGACGGACACGAAACATCTGGCCAAGCTCTACTGCCCCGGCGTTGAAGTCGCTGGTGATCTTCTTGGGGCCATCCATGAGGCGGCGACCGGCTGCACCCGCCGTATCTGCGTCAGTCTGGCCCGGGTTCGGGAATGCGCCGGGACGCTTGGCCTCAAGAGCATGGCTCAGGCGGACTTTACCGGTGAACTCTCCAGCGGCCGCAACCCGGGGCGCTTATGA
- a CDS encoding AAA family ATPase, with protein sequence MNMKSQLFPNSAGVVPDALNQGILSAFSLTQELQDMMVITGAAGTGKTSAARHYQQCARTVWLATMTPASASLAGCLERVARAMGIEGTAHRVSRLDEVITARAFGTGGLLIVDEAQHLSVAALEGLCRLQDQAQIGTVIMAAKCSQRASPVGRGELASPIGRHLALERPEEGDVARLLAAWDVPGKVRELCHWISRQPGALHVLRSILRIALLLAENEGQDLAESHVKAAWSDLRGAA encoded by the coding sequence ATGAATATGAAATCGCAGCTGTTTCCCAATAGTGCCGGGGTTGTTCCCGATGCGCTCAACCAGGGCATCCTTTCGGCGTTTTCCCTGACCCAGGAGCTTCAGGACATGATGGTCATCACAGGCGCGGCCGGAACGGGCAAGACCAGCGCCGCCCGGCATTATCAGCAGTGCGCCCGCACCGTCTGGCTTGCCACCATGACGCCGGCTTCGGCCAGTCTGGCCGGCTGCCTGGAGCGCGTGGCCCGGGCCATGGGCATCGAAGGCACGGCGCACAGGGTTTCGCGTCTGGACGAGGTCATCACTGCCCGCGCCTTTGGAACTGGCGGCCTCCTTATCGTTGATGAAGCCCAGCATTTGAGCGTGGCGGCCTTGGAAGGTCTTTGTCGGCTCCAGGATCAAGCGCAGATCGGCACCGTCATCATGGCGGCGAAGTGTTCGCAGCGCGCCTCTCCGGTTGGACGTGGCGAGCTTGCATCCCCCATCGGCCGGCATCTGGCCCTGGAGCGCCCCGAGGAAGGGGATGTCGCCCGACTTCTGGCGGCTTGGGATGTCCCCGGCAAGGTCAGGGAGCTTTGCCACTGGATTTCCCGGCAGCCCGGCGCGCTTCACGTCTTAAGAAGCATTCTTCGGATTGCCTTATTGCTTGCGGAGAACGAAGGCCAGGACTTGGCGGAGTCTCATGTAAAGGCTGCGTGGAGCGACCTTAGAGGCGCGGCGTAA
- a CDS encoding regulatory protein GemA encodes MAKILEMPSALSDLKARREARRQKIMGPGKKATDSRSEGIRKGLLAKVHIAKAQLGLDDGDWRAILEERFGVNSSALLSLGQLETLVTYLEKSGWKPTRARKPYDRHGKPHVATHDDTGMGREGQMRKIEALLAELGQTEGRYMPWDYAAAILKRQTGLARLEYADPVQLKGVIAALSKNVARKRKHADAANA; translated from the coding sequence ATGGCTAAAATTCTTGAAATGCCAAGCGCACTTTCCGACCTCAAGGCAAGACGGGAGGCACGCCGTCAAAAAATCATGGGGCCGGGCAAAAAGGCCACCGACAGCCGGAGCGAGGGCATCCGCAAGGGCCTGCTGGCCAAGGTCCACATAGCCAAGGCCCAGCTTGGCCTGGACGATGGCGACTGGCGGGCGATCCTGGAAGAGCGGTTCGGGGTGAACTCCTCGGCTCTCTTGTCCCTCGGCCAGTTGGAAACACTCGTCACCTACCTTGAAAAGAGCGGGTGGAAACCTACCCGTGCCCGCAAGCCCTACGACCGCCACGGCAAGCCCCATGTCGCCACCCATGACGATACCGGCATGGGGCGCGAAGGCCAGATGCGCAAGATTGAGGCCTTGCTTGCCGAGCTTGGCCAGACCGAAGGCCGGTACATGCCCTGGGACTATGCCGCCGCGATCCTCAAGCGCCAGACGGGGCTGGCTCGTCTCGAATATGCCGATCCCGTCCAGCTCAAGGGGGTCATCGCGGCGCTTTCCAAAAACGTTGCCCGCAAAAGGAAGCACGCGGATGCTGCAAACGCCTGA
- a CDS encoding helix-turn-helix domain-containing protein codes for MLQTPETDASGGLFQELVMQIGLRNACRLCASKGGRSVYLPVPENLSPDHWLVELLGTEDAAKVAGYMGGAKILLPLGPYGGQRGQTRLGIKMALANGHTVQQIAAMFGVTTRTVRRHKNGPAEHAQAKTDESKELIGALQKQARQIEATPIELIEVMRRLLRRVPKETLERALQRIRQDAAGQSETSDGPARPQK; via the coding sequence ATGCTGCAAACGCCTGAAACGGACGCCTCTGGCGGGCTTTTTCAAGAACTCGTCATGCAGATCGGGCTTCGAAATGCCTGCCGCCTTTGCGCCAGCAAGGGCGGCAGGTCTGTTTATCTTCCGGTCCCTGAAAACCTGTCGCCTGACCACTGGCTGGTTGAACTCCTGGGCACGGAAGATGCGGCAAAAGTGGCCGGGTACATGGGCGGGGCCAAGATACTCCTGCCGCTTGGCCCGTATGGGGGCCAACGGGGCCAGACGCGTCTGGGCATCAAAATGGCCCTGGCCAATGGCCATACCGTTCAACAGATCGCCGCCATGTTCGGCGTGACCACCCGAACGGTCCGCCGACACAAAAATGGCCCGGCAGAACATGCCCAGGCCAAAACCGATGAAAGCAAGGAGCTTATCGGGGCGTTACAGAAACAGGCCCGGCAGATCGAGGCCACGCCCATTGAGTTGATCGAGGTCATGAGACGGCTTTTACGGCGCGTGCCCAAAGAGACCCTTGAAAGGGCCTTGCAGCGGATTCGCCAGGACGCCGCCGGACAATCGGAAACGTCAGACGGGCCGGCGAGGCCCCAGAAGTAG